GAGAGTGGCAGTCAGGATGCGGTGAGGAAAGGCATCGCGTGCTGCAGCAGGGCCTCCGGCGCTTCTTCCGGGATGTAGTGACCGCACGGCAGCGCCTCGCCGCGCACCTCGTTCGCCACGCGCTGCCATTCGGCGAGCGCCCGAAAGCAGTGGTGGACCACGCCGTGTTCACCCCACAGCACCAGCAGCGGCGACTCGACGCGCCGACCTGCGGTGCGGTCCTCCCGGTCGTGTTCGAGATCGATGCCGGCGCTGGCGCGATAGTCCTCGCACATGCCGTGCGCCGCGCCGGGCAGCGCGATGCACCGCAGGTACTCCGCCAGGGCGCGCGGATCGAACGGGGCGAGCCCGCCGTGGCGCCGCCCCATCAGCTCGTGGACATAGGCGGCGGAGTCGGCCTCGATCAGGCGCTCGGGCAGCGGCGCGGGCTGGATCAGGAAGAACCAGTGCCAGTAAAGACGTGCGAAGAGCTCCGTGGTCTGCTCGTACATGGCGAGCGTCGGCGCGATGTCGAGCAGCACCATGCGCTCGACGGCATCGGCATGATCGGCCGCCAGGCGGTGCGCCACGCGGGCACCGCGATCGTGCGCCAGCACGC
This portion of the Betaproteobacteria bacterium genome encodes:
- a CDS encoding alpha/beta hydrolase — protein: MNDAPLFPGFESRRIATDDAVQIHTLIGGNGPPLLLLHGHPQTHAIWHKVAPALAERFTLVLADLRGYGDSSKPAGTARHENYSKPVMANDMLQVMRTLGHARFRVLAHDRGARVAHRLAADHADAVERMVLLDIAPTLAMYEQTTELFARLYWHWFFLIQPAPLPERLIEADSAAYVHELMGRRHGGLAPFDPRALAEYLRCIALPGAAHGMCEDYRASAGIDLEHDREDRTAGRRVESPLLVLWGEHGVVHHCFRALAEWQRVANEVRGEALPCGHYIPEEAPEALLQHAMPFLTAS